A window from Branchiostoma lanceolatum isolate klBraLanc5 chromosome 9, klBraLanc5.hap2, whole genome shotgun sequence encodes these proteins:
- the LOC136441247 gene encoding cytochrome P450 2U1-like, translating into MVFGKRFDYGDETFRVLSETITNIIAAMAGQIITVFPLLRFVPIVNRACVETLKQNSIVKGLLWDEISRHRENLDRENPRDFIDLCLLELEQQGKVDGLTEENVMYMTHNIFFAGMETTTNTLLWSLLYMTLNPDIQNKVHQELDAVVGESQPTLSHRAQLPYVNACLQEAMRIRTLLPFVVPHATTQDVKVRDYNIPKGTKIFPNLYSVHMDPAYWPDPERFDPERFLDAEGNVINKPESFMPFGGGKRVCIGEQLARMELFLFFSTLLQSFTFKTPEGAPPPNTDGVLGITFKPHPFQLCAMSR; encoded by the exons ATGGTGTTCGGGAAGCGATTCGACTACGGGGATGAAACATTTCGTGTGTTATCGGAGACGATCACGAACATCATAGCTGCAATGGCAGGACAGATCATCACCGTCTTCCCTTTGCTACGGTTTGTTCCAATAG tAAACCGAGCCTGCGTGGAAACGCTCAAACAGAACTCTATAGTTAAGGGATTGCTGTGGGACGAGATATCTCGCCATCGCGAGAACCTGGATCGCGAGAACCCGCGAGACTTCATTGACCTCTGCTTGCTGGAGCTTGAACAGCAGGGAAAGGTGGACGGTCTGACGGAGGagaatgtcatgtacatgacCCATAACATCTTCTTCGCCGGGATGGAGACAACCACCAACACACTGCTGTGGAGTCTGCTCTACATGACCTTGAACCCTGACATCCAAAATAAG GTACATCAGGAGCTTGATGCCGTTGTTGGTGAGAGTCAGCCCACCCTGTCCCACCGTGCCCAGCTGCCCTACGTGAATGCCTGCCTGCAGGAGGCCATGAGGATCCGCACTCTTCTTCCCTTCGTAGTTCCCCACGCCACCACGCAGGACGTCAAAGTGCGTGACTATAACATCCCCAAAGGAACAAAG ATATTTCCGAATCTGTACTCCGTCCACATGGACCCCGCCTACTGGCCTGACCCGGAACGGTTTGACCCCGAAAGGTTTCTGGACGCGGAGGGGAACGTCATCAACAAGCCTGAGTCTTTCATGCCTTTTGGAGGAG GTAAGCGTGTGTGTATCGGGGAGCAGCTGGCCAGGATGGaacttttcctgttcttctcgaCCCTGCTGCAGTCATTCACCTTCAAGACGCCAGAGGGCGCCCCTCCTCCAAACACCGACGGTGTCCTTGGAATAACGTTCAAGCCGCATCCGTTCCAGCTCTGTGCGATGTCGCGTTAG
- the LOC136442038 gene encoding cytochrome P450 1A1-like: MAAVVSWITEGVQEILQIPGLTLQTFLVFCLAFLLAYALLKRPRNLPPYPAGRVPILGHLLTLGRALHLKLTAWRRQYGDVFTVRMGMEDVVVLNGYAAVKDALVDRSDLFASRPPNYLLDAIVGFGKDIMSAPWGTRVKQKRRFATAALKCLGMKVGDGSIEEDIRGEASFLRYKSFWKEGRVGAVRVSGGRL, encoded by the exons ATGGCTGCGGTCGTCAGTTGGATAACTGAGGGCGTCCAGGAGATTTTGCAGATCCCTGGACTGACTCTGCAGACGTTTCTTGTCTTTTGTTTAGCCTTTCTCCTGGCTTATGCACTTTTGAAGCGCCCCAGAAACCTGCCTCCTTACCCGGCAGGACGTGTGCCTATTCTCGGGCACCTCCTCACCTTGGGCCGAGCGCTTCACCTTAAACTGACGGCATGGAGGCGGCAGTACGGGGACGTCTTCACCGTCAGGATGGGGATGGAAGATGTAGTGGTTCTGAATGGCTACGCTGCCGTCAAGGACGCGCTCGTGGACAGGTCCGATCTGTTCGCGTCCAGGCCTCCAAATTACCTGCTTGATGCGATTGTTGGTTTTGGAAAAG ACATTATGTCTGCACCTTGGGGGACCAGGGTGAAACAGAAAAGGAGGTTTGCCACCGCCGCCCTGAAGTGCCTGGGTATGAAGGTGGGAGATGGGAGCATTGAAGAGGACATCCGAGGGGAAGCCAGCTTTCTCCGCTACAAG AGTTTCTGGAAGGAAGGCAGAGTTGGAGCCGTGCGTGTGTCTGGTGGTAGACTGTGA
- the LOC136442039 gene encoding neurotrypsin-like: MSAWVYMILFIGCVSAPGSGPSELEQTPTTNMPQFSSSLYQDQSSLPSEIEKITARATNMRQFSSPLYRDQITLQPKTDSKIKTKDKSEHCQYKNGASYRGTVAVTKTGLTCQRWDSQTPHDHERAPADYPSSGLEENYCRNPDDEPGVWCYTTDNDTRWELCEVPVCIASYRGTVNVTETGKTCQRWDSQTPHRHDRTPANYPTSGLEQNFCRNPDDKSGVWCFTMDPNTSWELCDVQVCNESIRLVGGASVSEGRVEVCHGGQWGTVCNDKFGLIEANLVCRELGYPGATVAREFEAGSGPIWLDNVACGGSETAIGDCDHDGWGSHNCDHGEDAGVVCAVED; encoded by the exons ATGTCGGCCTGGGTCTACATGATACTGTTCATCGGTTGCGTCAGTGCACCAG GTTCAGGACCATCTGAATTAGAGCAGACTCCCACCACCAACATGCCACAGTTCAGCAGCTCCCTCTACCAGGACCAAA GTTCACTGCCTTCTGAAATTGAGAAGATTACCGCCAGAGCTACCAACATGCGACAGTTCAGCAGCCCCCTCTATCGGGATCAAATCACTCTACAGCCTAAGACCGATTCAAAGATTAAGACCAAGGATAAATCAG AACACTGCCAGTATAAAAATGGAGCATCTTACAGAGGAACAGTCGCTGTGACCAAAACAGGCCTGACGTGTcagcgctgggacagtcagacacctcaTGATCACGAGAGGGCACCTGCTGATTATCCGTCATCCGGACtggaggagaactactgccggaatccggacgacgaacccggagtttggtgctacaccacggataaCGACACGAGATGGGAACTCTGTGAAGTACCAGTTTGTATTG caTCCTACCGAGGAACAGTCAATGTGACCGAaacaggcaagacgtgtcaacgctgggacagtcagacaccccaCAGACATGACCGGACACCTGCTAATTATCCAACATCCGGACTGGAGCAGAACTTCTGCCGGAATCCGGATGACAAATCCGGAGTTTGGTGCTTCACTATGGATCCTAACACTTCATGGGAACTGTGTGATGTGCAAGTTTGTAATG AATCCATCCGACTCGTGGGCGGGGCTTCAGTCTCCGAAGGCAGGGTTGAAGTGTGCCATGGCGGACAGTGGGGGACCGTCTGTAATGACAAATTTGGCCTGATCGAAGCTAATTTGGTTTGTCGTGAGCTGGGGTACCCCGGCGCCACAGTGGCCCGAGAGTTTGAGGCGGGGTCCGGCCCGATCTGGCTGGACAACGTGGCCTGTGGGGGCTCCGAGACTGCCATCGGTGATTGCGATCACGACGGTTGGGGTTCTCACAACTGTGACCATGGAGAGGACGCTGGAGTGGTCTGTG CTGTCGAGGATTGA
- the LOC136442363 gene encoding arylsulfatase D-like, which translates to MRNDDIIEMPYNISTITPRMTLEAVKFLEESKAGNEPFLLEVSYWNTHTALLPYKEFRGKSRHGLYGDSVEEMDWSVGVVMATLERLGLTDNTFVYFTSDNGGHIELGDKGGSNGIYKGGKGQGGSEGGIRMPTLVQWPRKIKSGTVVSEATSQMDIFPTVADIIGAPLPQDRVIDGRNILPLLGGAVDTSPHDFLFHYCGEYLHAVRYMPRDGNVTWKAHFVSYNWVPGTTRCYSGRLCRCAGQEVTHNNPPLLYDITNDPTEDRPISAKSDPRYPEVIDVIKNAVEEHAESLTEVENQFMMSNLIAHPWLQECCNFPYCQCQENVDLSSLKISG; encoded by the exons ATGAGGAATGATGACATCATAGAAATGCCGTACAACATCTCCACTATCACACCCAGGATGACACTTGAAGCCGTGAAATTCCTTGAAGAAAGTAAAGCCGGAAACGAGCCCTTCTTGTTGGAAGTCTCCTACTGGAACACGCACACCGCCCTCCTTCCTTATAAGGAATTCCGCGGGAAAAGCCGACACGGTCTCTATGGCGACAGTGTGGAGGAGATGGACTGGAGCGTCggggtcgtcatggcaacgttaGAGCGGCTGGGTCTGACCGACAACACGTTTGTGTACTTCACGTCTGACAACGGCGGCCATATTGAACTTGGAGATAAAGGAGGGTCGAACGGCATTTATAAGG GAGGCAAAGGTCAGGGAGGCTCTGAAGGGGGAATCCGTATGCCTACGCTTGTGCAGTGGCCAAG GAAGATAAAGTCCGGTACTGTAGTGTCGGAGGCCACGAGTCAGATGGACATTTTCCCCACGGTAGCAGACATCATTGGGGCCCCACTTCCCCAGGACAGGGTTATAGACGGGCGCAACATCCTGCCGTTGCTAGGCGGGGCCGTGGATACGTCACCCCACGACTTCCTGTTTCACTACTGTGGGGAATATCTGCACGCCGTTAGGTACATGCCCAGGGACG GAAATGTGACGTGGAAAGCCCACTTTGTTTCCTACAACTGGGTCCCCGGTACCACACGTTGCTACTCCGGGCGCTTGTGCCGGTGCGCAGGTCAGGAGGTCACCCACAACAATCCGCCATTGCTGTATGACATCACTAACGATCCAACTGAAGATCGACCAATCAGCGCCAAGTCTGACCCTAGGTACCCAGAAGTCATCGATGTCATCAAAAATGCTGTTGAAGAGCACGCAGAGTCTCTGACTGAAGTAGAAAACCAGTTCATGATGTCAAATTTAATCGCTCACCCATGGTTACAGGAATGTTGTAACTTTCCTTACTGCCAATGTCAGGAGAATGTCGATCTGTCTTCCCTTAAAATCAGTGGCTAA